A region from the Dendropsophus ebraccatus isolate aDenEbr1 chromosome 1, aDenEbr1.pat, whole genome shotgun sequence genome encodes:
- the GABRP gene encoding gamma-aminobutyric acid receptor subunit pi — MPEECDIYSIDAEETDELSGFQNLTKNYNKYLRPNINEKPVKISVTLEIASIASISEDNMDYTATIFLRQRWTDERLVFEGSKSITLDPRLVQLLWVPDTYIVDSKKSFLHDVTVDNRLVRLFSNGTVLYAIRITTTVACNMDLTKYPMDRQTCKLQLESWGYNVKDLVYKWMRGNDSIHGMETLKLAQYTVEKYYTEVTTGKDETGIYPRLTLCFVLKRNILYFILETYIPSSLLVVLSWISFWISQNSVPARTCFGVTTVLAMTTILMGSRSTFPTTNCFIKAIDVYLGICFSFVFGALLEYAIIHYCTEKQASLKEREKKVSPEECEDNNVTLITNDSKEKSTKDDDIEKNILKLTTNPSHFRVHLDSGLSRKGISLQLSKEPKLKYSIGTCLTYSGNLEGLALPSYSTLGLVLPDLTLCELFWKKVVFFLSPHSLNRENELLLLHKSHYKLTQQKSAPIRQGHKIVT, encoded by the exons TGATATATATTCAATAGATGCTGAAGAAACAGATGAGCTTTCAGGATTTCAAAATCTAACAAAAAATTACAACAAATATTTGCGTCCTAATATTAATG AAAAGCCTGTTAAAATTTCAGTGACTCTGGAAATTGCAAGCATTGCCTCTATTTCAGAAGACAACATG GATTATACAGCCACAATATTTTTGAGGCAGAGATGGACAGATGAACGTTTAGTATTTGAAGGCAGTAAAAGTATTACTTTGGATCCCAGGCTTGTGCAATTGCTTTGGGTCCCAGATACATACATTGTAGATTCCAAAAAATCGTTCCTGCATGATGTTACTGTGGACAACCGTCTTGTTCGTCTCTTTTCCAATGGAACTGTGCTTTACGCTATCAG AATTACAACAACTGTAGCTTGCAATATGGACCTCACCAAATATCCCATGGATAGGCAGACATGCAAATTGCAACTGGAGAGCT GGGGATATAATGTTAAAGACCTTGTATATAAATGGATGAGAGGAAATGATTCAATTCATGGCATGGAAACGTTGAAACTTGCACAGTATACTGTTGAAAAATACTATACAGAAGTCACCACTGGAAAAGATGAAACTG GTATTTACCCTAGACTTACCTTATGTTTTGTGCTCAAAAGAAACATTCTTTACTTCATCTTGGAAACCTATATTCCATCTTCTTTGCTTGTAGTCTTATCATGGATTTCCTTTTGGATTTCTCAAAATTCTGTCCCAGCAAGAACATGCTTTG GAGTTACAACTGTATTAGCCATGACAACCATTTTAATGGGATCTCGTTCCACCTTTCCTACTACCAATTGCTTCATAAAGGCAATTGATGTGTACCTTGGTATTTGCTTTAGTTTTGTTTTTGGTGCATTACTAGAGTATGCAATTATTCATTACTGCACTGAAAAACAGGCTTCcttaaaagaaagagaaaaaaag GTTTCACCAGAAGAATGTGAGGATAACAATGTTACCCTAATTACCAATGATTCAAAGGAAAAAAGCACAAAAGATGATGATATAGAAAAGAACATCTTGAAATTAACAACAAATCCAAGTCATTTCAGAGTTCATTTGGAT TCAGGACTATCCAGAAAAGGGATTAGTCTGCAGTTGAGCAAAGagcctaagctgaagtactccattggaacctGCTTGACCTACTCGGGaaaccttgaggggttagcttTGCCCAGTTATTCAAccttgggactcgtactaccagacctgacactctgtgAGCTCTTCTGGAAAAAGGTGGTCTTCTTCTTATCTCCTCATAGTCTTAACCGTGAGAATGAGCTGCTTCTTCTACACAAGTCACACTACAAGTTAACCCAGCAGAAATCTGCACCTATTAGGCAAGGCCACAAGATAGTCACTTAA